Within the Gammaproteobacteria bacterium genome, the region GTTCCCCGCGATTGATCTTAAACAGCAGAAGGTCGGTGTATTTAACAAAGTTACTACGCTAGAGACGGTCTTGGCCGATGGGGACCGCGTCGAGATCTATCGTGCCCTTACGGTTGATCCAAAAACGGTACGCCGCAAGACTAAATCCGATGGGGCGGATGCCAAGGATTAATCGCAGGAATTGGATAACCGTTCCGGTAAGAAACTGCCCCCCCGCCTCATTTCCTGTTAAGGGAAAGGGACCGGGAGCTAAGGCGGATTGAACCTTGAAGTGCAATGGATGAGTTAGTCGATTGTAACCCTGATCTCACGGATTTTGCCTTGACACCAAATGCTGATTAAT harbors:
- the rnfH gene encoding Protein RnfH codes for the protein MKISVSYALPNRQILLTVDLPDGAIVKEAIERSGILKQFPAIDLKQQKVGVFNKVTTLETVLADGDRVEIYRALTVDPKTVRRKTKSDGADAKD